A stretch of Aristophania vespae DNA encodes these proteins:
- a CDS encoding RsmB/NOP family class I SAM-dependent RNA methyltransferase: MTPAARLSGAIDLLCAIQNAPFRPADATANNFFRDRRYIGGGDRRFISTLIWDVLRGWRRLHWHLRAIPGERNSDISPRLLCAAQLIFSGQEWGDVRELFSGDRYAPQSLTERETAILKELSGKTLSDVKQPKAVKFELPDWVLPYFEDDFGEKLEEEMSALLTLPTLDLRVNLLKTTREKAKISLRKEGFEATETQYSPWGLRLRGRHPITSSRAFQDGLIEIQDEGSQLIAAAVEAKPGQRVLDYCAGAGGKTLALAMTMENKGQVIACDVSQPRLEGAIKRLRRAGVHNVTRHLLAEGDKWVKRREASFDTVLVDAPCSGTGTWRRNPDARLRFSEQDLKELTVKQAKILKIASKLVRPGGRLVYATCSLLSAENDKQRDQFLTENDQYELAQPEEMSSWLTESLKQKASFSLTPAQNGTDGFFVSVFKRKA; encoded by the coding sequence ATGACCCCTGCTGCCCGACTTTCTGGGGCGATTGATCTGCTTTGCGCGATTCAAAACGCCCCCTTTCGCCCCGCTGACGCTACAGCTAATAATTTTTTTCGTGATCGCCGTTATATAGGTGGCGGCGATCGCCGCTTTATTTCCACGTTAATCTGGGACGTTTTACGTGGCTGGAGGCGTTTACATTGGCACTTGCGGGCTATTCCTGGTGAACGCAACAGCGATATTTCACCCAGATTATTATGTGCCGCGCAGCTTATTTTTTCTGGGCAGGAATGGGGAGACGTTAGAGAGCTATTTTCGGGTGATCGTTATGCTCCTCAATCTTTGACTGAGCGTGAAACGGCTATTTTAAAAGAGCTTTCTGGCAAGACACTTAGCGATGTAAAGCAACCTAAAGCGGTGAAATTTGAGCTACCCGATTGGGTTTTGCCTTATTTCGAAGATGATTTTGGTGAAAAATTAGAAGAAGAAATGAGTGCCTTGCTCACTCTTCCTACACTTGATTTACGTGTTAATCTTTTAAAAACAACGCGTGAAAAAGCAAAAATCTCACTTAGAAAAGAGGGCTTTGAAGCGACTGAAACCCAATACTCCCCTTGGGGATTACGTTTAAGAGGGCGCCATCCCATTACGTCATCCAGAGCATTTCAGGATGGATTAATTGAGATTCAGGATGAAGGTAGTCAACTTATTGCAGCGGCTGTAGAGGCTAAGCCGGGCCAGAGAGTACTTGATTACTGCGCAGGAGCGGGAGGTAAAACACTGGCTCTTGCTATGACAATGGAAAATAAAGGTCAGGTGATTGCCTGCGATGTGTCTCAGCCAAGATTGGAAGGGGCAATTAAAAGATTGCGCCGCGCTGGTGTACATAATGTGACACGCCATTTACTAGCTGAAGGTGATAAATGGGTTAAACGCCGGGAGGCCAGTTTTGACACTGTGCTTGTTGATGCTCCTTGTTCAGGAACAGGAACATGGCGCCGTAATCCTGATGCACGTTTAAGGTTTTCAGAGCAGGATTTAAAAGAATTAACGGTAAAACAGGCCAAGATATTAAAAATTGCATCAAAATTGGTGCGTCCCGGTGGGCGATTAGTTTATGCAACCTGCTCATTATTATCTGCCGAAAATGATAAGCAGAGAGATCAGTTTTTAACTGAAAATGATCAGTATGAATTAGCTCAACCAGAAGAAATGTCATCTTGGTTAACGGAGAGCTTGAAACAAAAGGCAAGTTTTTCTTTGACCCCAGCTCAAAATGGAACTGACGGCTTTTTTGTATCTGTCTTTAAAAGAAAAGCATAA
- the guaB gene encoding IMP dehydrogenase — MSSFLNNNALYGRIRDALAFDDVLVEPAASSVLPAQVSLATNLTRKIKLNIPLLSSAMDTVTEEAMAIAMAQQGGLGVIHKNLSIEEQAEQVRRVKRFESGMVVNPVTVGPDQSLADVHAIMAHHRISGLPVVEADGRLVGILTNRDMRFATDLSIRVRDLMTHDNLVTVKHGAPHEQVKDLLHKHRIEKLLVVDDQGRCTGLITVKDMDKAIAHPLAVKDEQGRLLCAAAIGVGDDGLKRAKELVNAGIDVLVVDTAHGHSQGVLKTVSHLRNLYKNVQIIAGNVATPKAAHALIDAGADCVKIGIGPGSICTTRVVAGVGVPQFSAVLETAAACHEKQTPAIADGGIRTSGDIVKAIGAGADIVMIGSLLAGCEESPGETFLHQGRTYKAYRGMGSLGAMARGSADRYFQAEVSDSLKLVPEGIEGQVPYRGVMAAVIHQLVGGLRAGMGYTGSANIEALQTNVQFRRITNAGLRESHVHDVTITREAPNYHFD, encoded by the coding sequence ATGAGTAGTTTTTTAAATAACAACGCGCTTTATGGTCGTATCAGAGATGCATTAGCTTTTGATGATGTTCTTGTCGAACCTGCTGCGTCTTCTGTTTTACCTGCTCAAGTCTCGCTTGCAACGAATTTAACCCGCAAAATCAAGCTCAATATACCGTTACTTTCTTCTGCGATGGATACGGTTACAGAAGAGGCTATGGCTATCGCTATGGCTCAGCAAGGTGGCCTTGGGGTTATTCACAAAAATCTTTCTATCGAAGAACAGGCTGAGCAAGTTCGTCGTGTTAAAAGATTTGAATCTGGCATGGTGGTTAATCCTGTCACTGTTGGACCTGATCAAAGCTTGGCCGATGTTCATGCCATTATGGCTCATCATAGAATTTCGGGCTTGCCAGTTGTTGAGGCTGATGGACGGCTAGTTGGTATTTTAACCAACCGCGATATGCGTTTTGCTACTGATCTCTCTATCCGCGTTCGTGATCTCATGACGCATGATAATCTGGTGACAGTGAAGCATGGTGCCCCGCATGAGCAAGTCAAAGACCTACTTCATAAACATCGCATTGAAAAATTGCTTGTTGTTGATGACCAGGGCCGTTGTACTGGTTTAATTACAGTGAAAGACATGGATAAAGCCATTGCCCACCCATTAGCTGTTAAAGATGAGCAGGGTCGGCTTCTTTGTGCGGCGGCTATCGGAGTAGGTGATGATGGTCTCAAACGGGCAAAAGAGCTTGTTAATGCAGGTATTGACGTTTTAGTTGTTGATACGGCTCATGGTCATTCTCAGGGCGTATTAAAAACGGTCTCTCATCTAAGAAATCTATATAAAAATGTGCAGATCATCGCAGGTAATGTCGCAACGCCTAAAGCCGCTCATGCCCTTATTGATGCAGGGGCTGACTGTGTCAAAATTGGCATAGGCCCAGGATCAATTTGTACGACTCGTGTTGTTGCTGGTGTAGGTGTGCCGCAATTCTCAGCAGTGCTGGAGACGGCTGCTGCCTGTCACGAAAAACAAACACCCGCCATTGCAGATGGTGGTATTCGAACATCTGGTGATATCGTTAAAGCTATCGGTGCTGGGGCAGATATCGTTATGATCGGATCACTTTTAGCTGGGTGTGAAGAAAGCCCTGGCGAAACTTTCTTGCATCAGGGACGTACTTATAAAGCCTATCGGGGTATGGGGTCGTTAGGAGCCATGGCACGTGGTTCGGCAGATCGTTATTTCCAGGCTGAAGTAAGTGATAGCCTTAAATTAGTCCCAGAGGGGATTGAGGGACAAGTTCCCTATCGTGGTGTTATGGCAGCGGTTATTCATCAGCTTGTTGGCGGGTTGCGCGCTGGTATGGGTTATACAGGTTCAGCCAATATTGAAGCCTTACAAACCAATGTCCAGTTCCGGAGAATCACAAATGCGGGCTTGAGAGAAAGCCATGTGCATGATGTGACAATCACACGTGAGGCGCCAAATTATCACTTTGACTAA